In Pseudomonas campi, the sequence ACAGGTCATTGCATGCCTCCATCGCGGCCATTGCGGCCGGTTGTTTACGATGGAGTCACTGTAAGAAGACGGCCGGCATCGATAAACCAGCAATACTCTCCAGCACTGTTTGTAGAATCCAAACAATCCCGATCAGTCTGGAGCCGCGATGGACCGTTTCGATGCGATGCAGGCATTCGCCCGCGTAGTGGAAACCGGCAGCTTCACCAAGGCCGCCGACACCCTGCACATGAGCAAGACCAGCGTGACCCAGCTGGTGCAGCAGCTGGAGGCGCGACTGCGCGTGCGCCTGCTCAACCGCACCACGCGCAAGGTCAACGTCACCGCCGACGGCGCCGCCTACTACGAGCGGGTGATCCGCCTGCTGGCCGACATGGACGATGCCGAAACCAGCCTGTCCGCCGCCTCGGCCGTGCCCAGGGGCAGGCTGCGGGTGGACGTACCCAGCCCGCTGGCCAGCATGATCCTCATCCCGGCGCTACCGGCCTTTCACCAGCGCTACCCCGAAATCCAGCTCGACCTGGGTGTCAGCGACCGCTACGTCGACCTGATCGGCGACAACGTCGACTGCGTGGTGCGCGGCGGCACCATCAGCGACCAGTCGCTGGTGGCCAGGCACCTGGGCGATCTGCAGCTAGGCATGTACGCAGCGCCCGGCTACCTGGCGCGCGCCGCCGTGCCCGCACACCCGAGCGAACTGGCGACGCACCACATCGTCAGCTTCCTCGGCGCGCGCAGCCGCAAGGCCTTTGCCGGCATCATGCAACGCGGCGAGGAACGTATCGGCCTGCAGGGCCGCCCGGCTCTGGCGG encodes:
- a CDS encoding LysR family transcriptional regulator; protein product: MDRFDAMQAFARVVETGSFTKAADTLHMSKTSVTQLVQQLEARLRVRLLNRTTRKVNVTADGAAYYERVIRLLADMDDAETSLSAASAVPRGRLRVDVPSPLASMILIPALPAFHQRYPEIQLDLGVSDRYVDLIGDNVDCVVRGGTISDQSLVARHLGDLQLGMYAAPGYLARAAVPAHPSELATHHIVSFLGARSRKAFAGIMQRGEERIGLQGRPALAVDDGNAYLAAGLAGLGILWLPHYMAKAHRASGALVPLLEDWQLDPMPLYLAYPPNRHVSAKLRVFIDWVVELMAEHAGR